DNA from Aliarcobacter skirrowii CCUG 10374:
TTGCAATCAAGAGAATCTTATGGAAGCACTGAGATTTTTAGGTTATCAAATGGTCCAATTGATGCTGAAGATGGATGGATTGCAGATACTTATGGTGCTTTAGAGGGACAAATCAACGCTTGGCCACTTGATGAGAATATGATAGATTATACAATTGATGCAGATGGAAATAGAACATCTGGAAATATTATTGATACTATTGGAAAATTTAATCCAGGTGGTGAAGATTCAAGTGAAGTTGATGTTACAAAAATTACAGTTGAAGCTTTAACTGAGTTAAATGAGAATGGTGGAGAGGCAAATGTTTCAACTGGTTATCATGCAATTGAGTTTTTACTTTGGGGGCAAGATCAAGATTATAATAATTTCTTAGAGGATAATATAACAAAAGGTGCAATGAAAGCTGGACAAAGACCTTTAAGTGATTTTACAACTGATAAGCATAAAGATAGAAGATTACAATATCTAAAAGCTGTAACTCAAAAGTTAGTTGAGGATTTAGAAGTTGTTAAAAGTGCTTGGAATAGAGATATAAAAGGTGATTCTGGGCTTTATAGAGCTGCGTTTTTAGGAAAACTTAAAAATAGTGATAAAAACTTAGACAAGAGTGAGTCTTTAAAACAGATTATTTCTGGTATGGGAGTATTTATAAAATCAGAACTTGCAAATGAGAGATTAGCAGTTGCTGTTTTAACTCCAAGTGAAGAGGATGAGCACTCTTGTTTTTCTGATAATACACATAGAGATTTAGTAAAAAATTATGAAGGTTTTAAAAATATTTTAACTTCAACATACAATGGTAAAAAATATGGAGAGTCTTTATTTGATGCTTTAGAAAAAGAGGATAAAGATAGAATATTAAAGCTTATGAAGAGTATTGAAGCAAAAATTGAGCAAGTTGATAAAGTTGCAAAAACTGAAGCTCACTTTGATTATCAAATAAGACCTGATCATAAGATGTCAAGAGTTTTAGTATCTTTAAAAAATGAGTTAAGAAAACTAGGTGATGAGATGATAACTGTTGCAAGAGCAAACAGTATTAATCTTTCAACAGATGATGTAACTGATCCAGAAGAGACAAAAATCTAAATTGAAAAGCTTAAAAAAAATCTTACTTTTAAAAGCTCTTACAATATCAATTTGTACAGAGCTTTTTTCATTTGATATATCTAAAAATTATATATCAAATAGTAAGAGTAGTAAGATATTTCAAAAGCAAATTGATGGTTTAACTAATGAAGAGCAAGATATATTTATGCTTGGAAGGAGTTTTTTTACAATTCCTTGGGTTGAAGCTCCAAGTGCTACAACAGCAAGAGATGGATTAGGACCACTATTTAATGCAAATAGTTGCATCTCGTGTCATCCAAAAAATGGAAGATCTGAAATTTTAAATAGTAATGGTTTTGCTTCAAGAGGGTTAATTGCTAGATTATCAATAGATTCAAATGATTCTAAATATGCTTCTATTTTAAAGAAAAAAGGATTTATTCAAGAGCCAACTTATGGTGAACAATTAGCAATCAATGGAGTTTTTAATGTTCCTTTTGAAGGAAATATAGAAGTTGATTTTGAATACTTTGATATAAAATTATCTGATGGTGAGATTGTAAATTTAAGAAGACCAAAATATAGTTTGAAAAATTTAAATTATGGAGAGCTTCATAAAGATAGTGTAGTTTCATATAGAGTTGCACAATCTTTGAATGGCATGGGATTAATTGATTTAATACCAGATGAAGAGATTCTAAAAAATCAAGATATAGATGATAAGAATAGTGATGGAATAAGTGGAAAAGCAAATTTTGTTTATTCACCAATTTCAAAACAATATGAGCTTGGAAGATATACTCATAAGGCTAGCGTTTCAAAACTAAAAGAGCAAGTTGCAAATGCTTTTTCAAATGATATTGGAGTTACAACAACATTAATTCCATATGAAAAATGTACAGACTTCCAAAAAGAGTGCTTAAATGCACCAAAAGCTAAAGATGCTATTGATTTACCAAATGATAGGCTTGATGCAGTTACTTTTTATATTAAAAGTTTAAAAAGTTATAGTGCAAATAAAAATAGTCAAAAATATAAAGAAGGATATAAAATATTTGAACGACTTGAGTGTTCAAAGTGTCATATAAGTAGTTTTAATACAAAATTAGGTTTTGAAGTAAGACCATTTTCAGATTTTTTACTTCACGATATGGGAGAAGATTTAGCTGATGGAAGAGTTGAGTTTATGGCAGAAAAGAGTGAGTGGAGAACTGCACCTCTTTGGGGAATAGCTATAAACAAACTAATAAATAAAAATCCAAATTTTTTGCATGATGGAAGAGCTAGAAGTGTTCAAGAGGCAATTTTGTGGCATGGTGGAGAGGCAAAAAGAAGTAAAGAGGCTTATATGAATCTTTCAAAAGAGAATAGGCAAAAATTAATTAAATTTATAGAGGAGTTATAGTTTGAAAAAAATATTTTTTATTATGATATTTTTTCTTGCAAATTTGTTTGCAAATGAGACAGTTTTTCAAAGTGTTATAAAAAATGTATTGTTAAAAGATACACAAAATGCGATAAGTAGTGCTAAAAAATTACAACAAAATATCACACAAGAGAATTTTAAAATCTTTTTAAAAGATTGGAAAAGAGTTGAGGCTTTATATTTAGCTGGTGAGATAAATTATGATTATATCGATACACCAAGATTTATTGATGTTTTTAATAATCTAAAAGAGGATTTAAACTCTCAAATGAGAAGAGTTGTAAATGGAACAAATGATGTTAAAACAACACTATTTAAAAACTCATTTAAAACAATCAATGCCTTAGAGTTTGTAATAGCTCAAGAGAGTTTAGATGATAGATCAAAAGAGATTATAAAAGAGATTTTAAACTCAATAATCACAAATTTACAAGATATAAAAGGGGTTTATACAAACTATTTAAAAAATCCAAAGTTTAAAGAGAAAGAGGAGATTGCTATACTTGTAAATGTTTTAGTTGCAACTTCATATAGGCTAAAAGAGTGGAGAGTTGGAAATCCTGCTGGATTATCTGCTAAATTTAAGGGTGATATAAAAAATGAAAGAGCTGAATACTTTTTGACTCAAAACTCTTTTGAAGCTATTAAATCAATACTTGAGGCTCAAAGTGATATTGTAAATAGTAAAGATTTTAAAAATTTATACACATATGCAAAAAATAGTGGAAACCAAAAAGAGTTAAATGAGGTTTCAAATAGTATAAAAATTGCACTTGATGAGTTAAACTTCCTTCCAAAAGATGATTTTACAAATGCTTCTTATCTTTTTGAAACTGTATCAAAGATTCATGATTTATACTATGTAACAATTATTGAGAAACTTGGTCTTAAACCTGAAATTTTAGATGCCGATGGGGATTGATTTTGGAGTATTTAGCTTTTGATTTCTTTGCAAATCCAAGTAAAAGAGTATATTGGTTATATATAATAAGCTCTTTTATTTTGGCAATATTATATTTTTATATTACAAAAAAGAGTTCAAAAGCTATTCTTTCAAGTAAGCTTTGGTTGCATCCTAGTGCAAAGCTTGATTATATATACTTTTTTTTAGCAAATATTGTAAATATAGTTTTAATTATTCCTTTGGTTTTAAGTGCAAAGAGTGTTGCTTTGTTTACAAATAAATTTTTATATGAAAATTTTGGATTTTTTGAATCTATAAATTTATCTTTTACTCAAATAACAGTTCTTTATACAATAGCAATATTTGTTTTTAGTGATTTTACAAGATATTGGTTACATAGATTTTTGCATACAATTCCATTTTTATGGGAGTTTCACAAGGTTCATCATAGTGCAAAAGTTTTAACTCCAATAACATTTTATAGAGTTCATCCAGTTGAAAACTTTTTATTTGCTTTAAGATATGCATTTAGTGTTGGATTTGTTACTGGTATTTTTATATATTTTTTTGGTGCAAAGATAAATATTTATATGGTTTTAGGAGTTAATATTTTGGTATTTATAACTTCAATTTTTGGTTCAAACCTAAGACACTCTCATGTACCTTTTGCATATTTTTCATTTATTGAAAAGTGGTTTTTATCTCCAAAACAGCATCAAATTCATCATGATAGAAAAAATTTTAATAAAAATTATGGAGGATATATTGCAATTTGGGATAGAGTTTTTGGTACATTAAAACTCTCAAAAGATGTAAAAGTTTTAAAATTTGGACTTAGAAAAAATCAGATGCAAGATTATAATTCTATAAAAAATCTATATTTTAGACCATTTATAAATTTAATTAAAAAGGGAAAATTTTATGAAAAAATTAGTTTTAGTAACAACATTTCTACTAGTAAATCTATTAGCAAATGATATTACAAAAGAGGATTTAGGAAGAGCTCTGTTTTTTGATGTTAATTTATCAAAAAACAGAACTCAAAGTTGTGCAACATGTCACAATCCAGAAGCTGGTTTTATAGATAGTAGAGATAATGGTGTTTCAAAAATGGCATCACTAGGAGATGATTTAAAATCACTTGGAGATAGACAAGCACCAACAGCATCTTATGCAAAATTTTCACCAAAGTTTCACTTTAATGATAAAAAAGGATTTTATGTAGGTGGACAGTTTTGGGATGGAAGAGCTTCTACTTTAGAAGAGCAAGCAGGAGGTCCGCCTTTAAATCCAATAGAGATGGGAATGAGAGATGAAAAAGAGGTGGTTGATAGATTAAAAGAGAATAGTTTTTATGTAAATAGTTTTGAAAATCTATTTGGTAAAGATATTTTTAAAGATGATAAAAAAGCCTATGAAGCTATGAGTGAAGCAATTGCATCTTTTGAAAGAACAGATGAGTTCTCTCCTTTTGATTCAAAATATGATAGATATTTAAGAGGAGAGTATGAACTAAGTGCTTTAGAAGATTTGGGAATGTCAATATTTTTTTCAAATCAAAATAACTCTTGTGCAACTTGTCATATTTTAAAAGGCGAAGGAAAAGAGGGCGAGACTTTTTCAAACTATGAGTTTCATAATATTGGAGTTCCCAAAAACAAAGAGTTAAGAGCCAAAAATGGTGTTAAAGAGAAAGATTTAGGACTTTTAGCAAATCCAAATGTAAAAGATAAAAATCAAATTGGAAAATATAAGACTCCAACTCTAAGAAATGTGGCCGTGACAGCTCCATATATGCACAATGGTGTATTTAAAGATTTAAGAACGGTAGTTTTATTTTATGATAAATACAACAATAAAAAAAATATTATAAACCCTGAGACAAATCTTCCTTGGGATGAACCAGAGCATCCTGATAATATCTCTATTACAGAGCTTAGAGCAATAGCTCAAAATGATAGAAAAGTAGATGCTTTGGTTGCATTTATGAAATTACTTACAGATAAAAGATATGAGCATTTAATCGAAGATTGAAACTAAAAAATAGTTTCAATCTAGCAAAAATGATTTAACTTATTATTAGATATAATCTAGCATTTTTTAAACATAGGGAAAATATGGCTTATAGTGAATCTGATACTCGTGCAAATTTAATAGATCCAAAACTAGAACAATCTCAATTTGAAGAAAAACAATATTTTATAAAAAGAAAATTTGAAACTCAAAATATTCAAGAAAAACAAACTGTTGAATTTGAAAATATATTAGTAAATAATATATCTGTAATACTCGGTGAACCAGCTTCTGGAAAAACTAAACAATTAAAGCAATTTGAAAAAGAAAATAGTGACGATGTTCATTTTGTAGAACTTGTAAACATTGAAACAGAGAGTAATTTAGAGTTAGTACAAAATAAAAAGTATATTTTACTTGATTCTATAGATGAAGCTTTGAGAGTAAAAAATATAAATTCTAAAGAATTACAAAACAAACTGACTAGTTATATTCAAAAATGTCAAAAAATTAATCCAGAAATAAAATTTGTAATTACATGTAGGCAATTTGAATGGAAAGAATATTTTAATAACGAATTGAAAAAGTTAGATAAAGAATTTATTATTTATCAAATTTTAGATTTAGAAAAAGATGATATTAATGAACTTTTAAAGCAAAATAAAATTAATCAAGATGAATTTTGGAAGTATATATTAGACAATTTTTTAGATTCTTTATTGAAAAATATTCTTATTGTTCAGTCTATTATTAAGAATTATAATGAATATAAAAGCAAAATAATAACTTATATTGATATTTATAAGGATATTATTAAAAAACAACTTTCTATAAAAGGTAAAGATAGAGAGGATATTTTGAGTAAGGACTTAGCAAAAGATATAAATATATCTTCTTCTTTAGCTACTTACATGATTTTAAATAGAAAAGCCACTATTTTGCTAGATAATCTTAGCATACTTGTAGATGAATTGTACAAAATTGATAATAAGAGTATTAGTTTCGATGAATTAAATCTTGTTTTAAGTACAGCATTATTTAAAAAAAATGGTAATGAATTTGATTTTTCTCATACTACCATAAAAGAATTTTTAATGGCTTATTTTATCAATGAGAAAGAACTCGATATAAAAACTATAAAAGAACTTTTTTCACATGAATTAAGATTTTATGAAGAGTTTGAAGAAGTTATTATTTATTTAACAAATCTAAATAGTGATTTATTTGATGATTTTGTACAGTTTGACCCATTTATTTTTAAAAGACATCCTCTCTTAAATGAAAAACAACAAGAAAAACTTTTAATTTCAATGTTATTTAAACTTAAAAATGAGAAATCTATGGCTTGGGGTAGATGGAGTGATTTTGAAGGTACTACTTTAGTAAAATTTGATAAATTAAAACTATCAACTTTAATACAAAAAACTATAAAGCCATCAGATGTTAATAAGTTAGTATTTGCCTATTTGATTGCACTGCTAGAATATAATTATTCAAAAGAGATGGAAGATTTGATATTTACATATCTTGAAAATTATTCTAATGATAATCTAGGTAATAAAAATCTTATAGAATTAATTCAAGATAACTTCATAGATGAGTTTAAGTTTAACAAAAGACTTTATTCCTTTTTACAAGATAAAAAGCTAATTAATTCTAACACTGATATAATTTATTTAAAAGATTTTCAAACATTACTTTTTGAATCACTATATGGTATTAAATACATAAATAGATATGGAAGTGATAAAAAAGCTCATTTAGTAGATACAGGATTTGAATTTGATAAACTGTTGGAGTTATTAGATTCCATACCTGCTAGACAATTAGAATATATTGTTCCATATTTAAAATCTATAGATACTTTAAAATGGCTTGATTACATACAATCAAAACAAGAGGAAGAAAATTATGATATTTATTGTTGGTGTATTTATGCAGTCTTAATTCATAATAATTCTAAAGATTCTATTAAAAGAGTTTTTGAATTTTTAATTACAAATTTTTGCAATATGTATAATCATGAATTTGATGAAATGTCTTTAGATTTCCAACGAATTGCAGATAATTTTTGGGAAGTTTATTTTTCATCAGAGATAAAAATATTTTGTTATTTAGATGGTTTATTGAAATTCCTAAAAATTTCACTTGAAGATATAAAAAAAGCAGTTTTAAAATATCCGATTGAAAATTATGTTAAACATTATGAAAGATTGAAATTTAATGAAGATATAGATAAATATCTAATGCAGAATAATATATTTGAAACCTATATTATATCATCTAACAAATATTGGGAAGAACAACGAAAAATAAATGCAGAAAAATTACAGAAAAAACTTTTAGAGAATGAAGAATATCAACAAAGAATTCAAAGCGAAGCAGAAAATAAAAAAATATGTGAAGAAAGTTTAAAATCATTAGCTACAAAACAAGATTTTTATAATGTTTTTAGTTGTGAAAAAATTTATAATGAAAAAAATCAAAATAAACTACATGAATTATTAACAGATGAAGAACATGCCAAATTGCTTAATTTTATCAAAGATGATTTTATCAAAGATGAAACATACAAAGAAATAAGAAAAAGAATAACTTCTAATAGTTATAGTGTATTTCCAACAGCATTATATATTTATCTATTTCAAAATATTGATAGTAATGAAGTTTCTAATTTGGTACATTCTAAAGAAGATTTTGAAAAAATATTTTTTCATACTTTTAGATTTCACAAAATAGAAGAAGAATACTTTGTTATATTGGCTAGAGAATATTTTGATTATTTTATTGAATCTTTACATGAATTGATTAGGTTATCATTTACCCAGAATGAAAATACAGATTTAGTTAATTTGTATCAGTTTATTGAAATAATTCAAAAAATTGATAAGTTTGATAAAAATAGCTTATTAAATATAATTGACTATTTTTTAGATTTAGATAAAAATATTTTAAAATCTATTAAAGAAAAGCATAAAGTAGAACAAATATTAAAAATCATTTCATTAGATTACCAATGTTATGATTTTATTGATGAGCTTAGAATTATTGATAAAGATAGAGCATTTTTATATTTAGAATATTTATTTAAAATTGATTTTGAAAAAACTTTAGATAAATATTTTATAGAGTATCAAAAAGAACCAAC
Protein-coding regions in this window:
- a CDS encoding sterol desaturase family protein — translated: MEYLAFDFFANPSKRVYWLYIISSFILAILYFYITKKSSKAILSSKLWLHPSAKLDYIYFFLANIVNIVLIIPLVLSAKSVALFTNKFLYENFGFFESINLSFTQITVLYTIAIFVFSDFTRYWLHRFLHTIPFLWEFHKVHHSAKVLTPITFYRVHPVENFLFALRYAFSVGFVTGIFIYFFGAKINIYMVLGVNILVFITSIFGSNLRHSHVPFAYFSFIEKWFLSPKQHQIHHDRKNFNKNYGGYIAIWDRVFGTLKLSKDVKVLKFGLRKNQMQDYNSIKNLYFRPFINLIKKGKFYEKISFSNNISTSKSISK
- a CDS encoding imelysin family protein — protein: MKYTKRVLFSLSLAASLALGANASSLAKDTTKSEITKQVSILEAYANIALDNYTQALNDAKLLQDAIDKFVAKPTQKNLDNAKKAWLQSRESYGSTEIFRLSNGPIDAEDGWIADTYGALEGQINAWPLDENMIDYTIDADGNRTSGNIIDTIGKFNPGGEDSSEVDVTKITVEALTELNENGGEANVSTGYHAIEFLLWGQDQDYNNFLEDNITKGAMKAGQRPLSDFTTDKHKDRRLQYLKAVTQKLVEDLEVVKSAWNRDIKGDSGLYRAAFLGKLKNSDKNLDKSESLKQIISGMGVFIKSELANERLAVAVLTPSEEDEHSCFSDNTHRDLVKNYEGFKNILTSTYNGKKYGESLFDALEKEDKDRILKLMKSIEAKIEQVDKVAKTEAHFDYQIRPDHKMSRVLVSLKNELRKLGDEMITVARANSINLSTDDVTDPEETKI
- a CDS encoding NACHT domain-containing protein, which translates into the protein MAYSESDTRANLIDPKLEQSQFEEKQYFIKRKFETQNIQEKQTVEFENILVNNISVILGEPASGKTKQLKQFEKENSDDVHFVELVNIETESNLELVQNKKYILLDSIDEALRVKNINSKELQNKLTSYIQKCQKINPEIKFVITCRQFEWKEYFNNELKKLDKEFIIYQILDLEKDDINELLKQNKINQDEFWKYILDNFLDSLLKNILIVQSIIKNYNEYKSKIITYIDIYKDIIKKQLSIKGKDREDILSKDLAKDINISSSLATYMILNRKATILLDNLSILVDELYKIDNKSISFDELNLVLSTALFKKNGNEFDFSHTTIKEFLMAYFINEKELDIKTIKELFSHELRFYEEFEEVIIYLTNLNSDLFDDFVQFDPFIFKRHPLLNEKQQEKLLISMLFKLKNEKSMAWGRWSDFEGTTLVKFDKLKLSTLIQKTIKPSDVNKLVFAYLIALLEYNYSKEMEDLIFTYLENYSNDNLGNKNLIELIQDNFIDEFKFNKRLYSFLQDKKLINSNTDIIYLKDFQTLLFESLYGIKYINRYGSDKKAHLVDTGFEFDKLLELLDSIPARQLEYIVPYLKSIDTLKWLDYIQSKQEEENYDIYCWCIYAVLIHNNSKDSIKRVFEFLITNFCNMYNHEFDEMSLDFQRIADNFWEVYFSSEIKIFCYLDGLLKFLKISLEDIKKAVLKYPIENYVKHYERLKFNEDIDKYLMQNNIFETYIISSNKYWEEQRKINAEKLQKKLLENEEYQQRIQSEAENKKICEESLKSLATKQDFYNVFSCEKIYNEKNQNKLHELLTDEEHAKLLNFIKDDFIKDETYKEIRKRITSNSYSVFPTALYIYLFQNIDSNEVSNLVHSKEDFEKIFFHTFRFHKIEEEYFVILAREYFDYFIESLHELIRLSFTQNENTDLVNLYQFIEIIQKIDKFDKNSLLNIIDYFLDLDKNILKSIKEKHKVEQILKIISLDYQCYDFIDELRIIDKDRAFLYLEYLFKIDFEKTLDKYFIEYQKEPTYIKFCKLKKLYANIKNKLGIKVKDNYDKNKYDKPNINQSKIKLFKDLILALKNSVKNEDLEDKYIFIIVSDYYEFFYEYERPTGVYSPNIYSAMNEYINSIFNYLSATSSHIEVLEKLSKSINTRLGDISKYHLQLAYNNKNKDRNYSNSYYKKIFDKDNLMNDSKFTKLKNKWGELTMFEKIGAIGSVASIVGLVLYFMPTSSASNNISVNNNNQSPIIQENHGNIIYNIDNSKNQITNNNIEISNKIDNFINQATSNIQGKNQEEQKNINTKIFILEEAKKINEKDITLDAKNNECKNQAINAKNLLNHNADIINQICDEIFQIK
- a CDS encoding di-heme oxidoredictase family protein, whose amino-acid sequence is MKSLKKILLLKALTISICTELFSFDISKNYISNSKSSKIFQKQIDGLTNEEQDIFMLGRSFFTIPWVEAPSATTARDGLGPLFNANSCISCHPKNGRSEILNSNGFASRGLIARLSIDSNDSKYASILKKKGFIQEPTYGEQLAINGVFNVPFEGNIEVDFEYFDIKLSDGEIVNLRRPKYSLKNLNYGELHKDSVVSYRVAQSLNGMGLIDLIPDEEILKNQDIDDKNSDGISGKANFVYSPISKQYELGRYTHKASVSKLKEQVANAFSNDIGVTTTLIPYEKCTDFQKECLNAPKAKDAIDLPNDRLDAVTFYIKSLKSYSANKNSQKYKEGYKIFERLECSKCHISSFNTKLGFEVRPFSDFLLHDMGEDLADGRVEFMAEKSEWRTAPLWGIAINKLINKNPNFLHDGRARSVQEAILWHGGEAKRSKEAYMNLSKENRQKLIKFIEEL
- a CDS encoding cytochrome-c peroxidase, with the translated sequence MKKLVLVTTFLLVNLLANDITKEDLGRALFFDVNLSKNRTQSCATCHNPEAGFIDSRDNGVSKMASLGDDLKSLGDRQAPTASYAKFSPKFHFNDKKGFYVGGQFWDGRASTLEEQAGGPPLNPIEMGMRDEKEVVDRLKENSFYVNSFENLFGKDIFKDDKKAYEAMSEAIASFERTDEFSPFDSKYDRYLRGEYELSALEDLGMSIFFSNQNNSCATCHILKGEGKEGETFSNYEFHNIGVPKNKELRAKNGVKEKDLGLLANPNVKDKNQIGKYKTPTLRNVAVTAPYMHNGVFKDLRTVVLFYDKYNNKKNIINPETNLPWDEPEHPDNISITELRAIAQNDRKVDALVAFMKLLTDKRYEHLIED
- a CDS encoding imelysin family protein, with product MKKIFFIMIFFLANLFANETVFQSVIKNVLLKDTQNAISSAKKLQQNITQENFKIFLKDWKRVEALYLAGEINYDYIDTPRFIDVFNNLKEDLNSQMRRVVNGTNDVKTTLFKNSFKTINALEFVIAQESLDDRSKEIIKEILNSIITNLQDIKGVYTNYLKNPKFKEKEEIAILVNVLVATSYRLKEWRVGNPAGLSAKFKGDIKNERAEYFLTQNSFEAIKSILEAQSDIVNSKDFKNLYTYAKNSGNQKELNEVSNSIKIALDELNFLPKDDFTNASYLFETVSKIHDLYYVTIIEKLGLKPEILDADGD